The Methanosarcina acetivorans C2A genome includes the window AGTAGTACCTGGACAGGTTGTCACAGGTACGCTGTGGGATAAAATCCTGGATTAACAGTACTGAGGCGGTGTCAAGGTACATGTTAACGGGATTAGCTCTTAACAATAAGCATTTTTCAGGCAACGCCTGTAGGGCGGATTCAGGTGTTGCCTGAAATATCTTTATTCTTTATCGATTCCAAATGAACAATCTACTCCCAAACCCCTTTTTTATTTTTTTCACCCCTTTTTCTTCATATTGTCTTCCTCATTTTGTTTTCTGTCTCGCCTTTCATGATCTCATCTTTTTCTATTCCTGTCTTTCAGAATCCTCAAGGTTGAATTCCATCTTTCTCCTTTTCATGCACAGTTGACATTGGCCTTCTGACCGCAGGAATAACAGGTCAAATTATTTGGAGGGAGTATCTCAAAATATTTTATTGATTTCGAAATCTTCTTTATCCTGTACCTGTATTTGCTTCTCTATGCCAAAATCATACTGGGAAACGGTTCCCGGAAAGAAAATACCTTCAAGCCTTGAGCTTTATCCCATAGTTCAAAGTTATCTGCAGGAAGGCTATAAAATTCTCGACATCGGATGCGGTTTTGGAAAAATTAGCTTTGAACTTGCTTCCCTGGGGTATTCGGTAACAGGAATAGATATAAACTCCGAAGCGATCAGACTTTCGAAAGCTGCAGCAAAAAGTCTGGAACACAATCGAAAGACAGAAGGAAGGGCTGAATTTAAGGTTGGGAATGCTTCTGATCTCCCTTTTCACGATTCAAGTTTCGATTTTGAAATCATGCAGGCTTTTTTGACCTCTGTGCCGGAGCCGCAGGCAAGAGTCAGGATTCTTCAGGAGGCTTTCCGAGTCCTGAAACCCGGGGGTTACCTTTATCTTGTGGAATTTGCCCAGAACTGGCACCTCAAGCTTTACAGAAAGCGCTACATGCAGGATTTTCCGGTTACAAAAGAAGAAGGTTCTTTCCTTGCCCTTAACCCTGAAACAGGAGATGTTGAATTTATTGCACATCATTTTTCCGAAAAAGAGCTTGTGTTCCTGCTGGTAGACGGTGGGTTTGAGATTGACTATTTCAGGGTAGAAGAGCTCAAAACCAGAACAGGTAACAGAATTAACGGGTTTGTAGTTGTAGCTAAAAAGCTTTGAGCCTCAGGCTAATGTATGCATTTTTCCGGGGTACTAAACTTCTCAGTTCTGCTTACATAACCCATTTCACAGAATACTTTGGTATTCTAGCCTATTGATATTCTGCCCGATTATGTGACTTTATCACTCAGATGAAGCCCGATAACTCCTGTAATTACAACGATAAGAGAAATCATTTTGAGAGCTGTGGCAGGTTCCCTGAACCATAAAATCCCTACGATGGTGATAAGGGCAGTTCCGAGACCAGCCCATATTGCATATGCAACGCTCACATCTATTCCTTTAAGGGCAAGTGTGAAGAGAAAGAAACTGATCGCATAGAACACGAAAATCAATACCGAAGGGAGCAGTTTTGTAAAGCCTTCGGATAATTTCATGCAGGTAGTCCCGCATACTTCAAATGCTATTGCCAGTAACAGCAGGTAATAGTAGTTCATCAATGGATTATTTTCTTTTATTCATTATCAGTTCCTTGGTCCATTTCATCGTCCGATGATTTGCCTTTCCCTGCCCTCAATTTTGCCTATTCTCAGATACTCATATATTCTTTGAACATTCAGATATTTTTTTGGATATTCTGATATTCTTCAAACATTCAGGTATTTCTTATCTGGGGTTCCCAGGCATGTTTTTGAAAATATATTGAAATCTTAAAAAATATTCAAGATTTCTGATATAAATAAAGAAATAAAATATAACTAAGGTGAATTAAGAATAGATAAAGGAAATATGGGACAAATTGGAAACATTTGAGGTTCAGTTTCTTTATCCGGAAAAACGATCGGATTCAAGGTGAACGAGGTTTTGAGGGCATGAAAGGATTTTTGTCAGGCTTCTTTTCCCTTGAGATAGATTTATATATTATAATGTCTTGGGTCATATTTGCAGTAAAAATAAAGAATCATATAATCTGTTATTAAAAACTTCATTTTTGTTTTTAATAAAAGAATGTATAGGATCTTATTTTTATAGCAACTAAGAGGTTATCCGCTATAAGCGGAGGTGAAACAAGAGTGAGTTTTAATGACAGAGGGAATTCCTACCGGGGGAGAGACAGCAACCGGGGTGGCAGAGACAGCGGCAGCCGCGGGGGTTTCAGAGGCGGCAGCAGCGGTCCCAGAGAAATGTACCCAGCAGTTTGTTCTGACTGCGGTGTAGAGACCCAGGTTCCGTTCAAACCGGCTGAAGGAAGACCGGTTTACTGCAGGGACTGCCTTCCGAAACACAGGAAGTTCTAAATCCCATAAATTCTAAAATTTTCTATATCAAGCTTTATATCCGGAAACCTGCTGATAATCGGGTTTCCAACTTTACTCATTTATTTTCGGGTCAAGTTTTTAATTCAACCTCTGTCTTAAGGGAGAGAGCTCCCTTTTTTATGAATTCTGCAGATTAAATTTATATATCATAAAAAGGTTGTAGAATTAGTAAAAATAATGAGAAATATAATCTGTTATTGAAAACTCCATTTTTGGTTTAAATAATAAATTATATCCAATCATATTTTTATGAATATGTGTACCGCTGAAAGCGGAGGTGAAACTAAAATGGGTTTTAATGACAGAGGAAACTCCTACAGGGGGAGAGACAGTGGCCGCGGTGGCAGAGATGGTAACCGCGGGGGTTTCAGAGGCGGCAACAGCGGCCCCAGGGAAATGCACAAGGTTATTTGTTCAGATTGCGGTGTTGAAACCGAAGTTCCCTTTAAGCCAACTGAAGGAAGACCGGTTTACTGTAGAGACTGCCTTCCAAACCACAGGAAGTTCTAAATTTGATTTCTTAATACAAGGTGTTGCCCTGTAAGCTCTTACAGCAACACTTTTTCACTTTTCATCTGTGTTTTTTGCCTTATACTGAGGTAAATGGCATCGGATCCTCAATTATCTTGAATTTGTTTATTGAGTGCCGAATTATTGGAATTAATTATTGGAATTGTTACTCAGATGTCAATCAAAGATTATATATCAATTAAAATTTATTAATATTCCAATCTGGATAGTTTTTAAGCCTCTTTTCTTCAGGGGATCACGGATTGGGTCGGCGGTACCCCTATAAAGTGGTTTTTGAGGTTTCAGATTTATGTTAAATTTCAGGCCTTTTATGCTTTCTATAGGTTTTTAACTTCCTATCCATTTATGAACCTTCAAACTAAAATGCTATCGGGGATCGATAATTGTATAGGGGTTCAATCCATCCTTGTGATGTCATAGAAGAAACTAAGGTCGATAATTAAAACCGGCATATTATCTCGGAATTCAAAATCAAAACCTCAGAATAAAAATTGGTCAAAAAATAAGATCAAAAAATAAAATCAAAAGTTCAAAATCAAAAGTTCAAAATCAAAATAAACAAACGAGGAATCAACCTGGCTAATTATAGAAGCAATATGAGAAAGAGAAGAGAAGGATCAGCTGCACCCAGTACTCAGGAAGTAACAAGGGTACGCACTCCACGCAAGGAGAACCATGAAGTACTGGCAACGGTAGGAAGCCTTTTAGGTTCAAAGAGGGTCAATTTACAGTGTATGGACGGTGTTGTCCGAATGGGGAGAATCCCCGGGTCCAAGAACAAGAAGATGTGGATTCGTGAGGGGGATGTCGTAATTGTCACTCCATGGGAAATCCAGGATACAAAGGCCGATGTTATCTGGAAATATACAAGACCTCAGATCGAGTGGCTCGAGCGTAAAGGCTATCTTAAGTAACTGCTTAATTAATTGTACAACTTAACCGACAAAAAATAACTGCCTTGATATTAATTGGTTTTAACCAGCGAAACGGTTAAACCTCTCATTCCTCTTTTCAAAATTCTGTTTTTCAGGGCTATCTCAAGAGTTTCTGCTCTTTTCATGTCCCGCGGATCCTTTCTCAGCTTTTGATTGATTCTGCTCCTATTCTTTTCAATTCTCAAAAATCCTGCTCCTATCTTTTCGTAATTTTTCAATACTTCTGCTTTGTCTTTTCTCAGATTGTGCTATTTACTGGTATGCTGAATGTACTTGCTTGCAGAGTTTGCTATTTTCATATATTATTCCCGGTTTAACATGAATTATTCCCGGTTTAACATGATTACCCTTCTGCTCACTGACAGTTTTTGCTTACAGATCGTGTCACTGCCGACTATGTTTTTTCTATCATTTTGCTTAAAGTCAGACTTAAATTCAGAATAATTCGTTGAAAAAGCATTGAATCCTGGAGAGATTACATGAAAAAATTTGAATACAAATGTGTTCCAATTCTTAAATTGGGTAGAGGCACTGCAGAGGACCTCAACAGATACGGGTCTGAAGGCTGGGAACTGGTCTACGTATGGGTTTTCTGGCACTACCTGAAAAGAGAAATCGGGTATTTTAAAAAGTCAGGTTTCATTATTTTCCGGAAATTGCCTGGTTAAAAAGTCGAATAAATTTAAATATCGATTTTTTAATTGCAGTAAAGAATCCAGACTATTTAGTTTAAATGCAGGCGACTTCAGGTGTAAAATATTTTTATGATTGTTTTTTAATTTTTATGAGTAAAATTTATATAATTTGACTGTATACTAGGAGCATTAAAAATAAAGAGACGTATAATCTGTTATTAAAAACTAATTTCTGTTTTTAATCAAAGAGCTCTATACAATCTTATTTTTAAGCAAATGACTATCCGTTGTAAGCGGAGGTGAAAAGAAAATGGCTTTTAATGACAGAAATTCCTTCCGGGGAAGAGACAACAACCGGGGAGGTTTCGGAGGCCCGAGGGAAATGCACAACGCAATCTGTTCCGACTGTGGCGCTGAAACACAGGTTCCTTTCAAACCTGATCCCGACAGACCGGTCTATTGCAGGGACTGCCTTCCTAACCACAGGAAGCCCAGAGAGAACCGCTACTAAATCCCGAACTCATTTCGGAATTCTTACTTTTATAGAGTGTTTCCGTCCTGCCTGCTTGAGATGGCGGACGGATCGATTCTTTTTCCATTACGAATCTTGTTAAGTTTTCAATCCTTTAAGGTTTATTTTCTTCAGGTTATTTTCTTCAGGTTATTTTCTTCAGGTTATTTTCTTCAGGTTATTTTCTTCAGGTTTACTTTCAAATGTCATCTTAAGTACAGGTTTTCAATCGTTATTTTAAGTATAATGTTTGAGTCGGAGGATTTTTTCTTCTTTTACATGTGCAAATTTTATTTTCTGTGGCTTTACTTTTTATAGAAACATTTATATAATTTGAATGTCTTGTTAGAGCTGAAAATAAAGAGATGTATAATCTGCTATTAAAAACTGGTTTTTGTTTTTAACCAAAGAGCTTTATACAATTTTATTTTTAAACTGATGAATCTCCGCTTTCAGCGGAGACGAAATAAATCTGCAGAGAGTGTTTCCCTAAACACAGGAAATCCTAAAGATAATCTGCGTTGAGTGTTATTTTTGCAGCTCAGTTTGCATAATACTCGATTCATTTTTCACTTTTTGTTTTTCATCCTTTGCTTTCGCTTCATTCTTCTGCGAACTTCCCCTGAATCAAGTACCTAACATTCAGTTAGAATGGTTGTATTCGGTTTGAATACTATTAGGGATTTTCTTTTACAGCATTTCCGAGAGGAAAATGCAAAGGGGCTGAAAGCAAGACCTTCCACGGTGATAAATGCTAGGATGGAAGTTGGTGATGAAACTGGTAAAAAGTGAGAAGGCTGAAACAGGCTCGATAAGCCATCAAAAAAATTATAGAATAAACATAGGAGGAATTAATCTGGCTAATTATAGAAGTATTATTAGAAAAAGACAATCAGGGTCAAATAAGTCTGTAAGCTCGGGAAATAATCAGGAAGTAACAAGAGTCCGAACACCCCGTAAGGACAGAAATGAAGTCTTGGCAACAGTAGCAAGTTTACTTGGCTCAAAAAGAGTTACGCTGCAGTGCATGGACGGGGTTGTCCGCATGGGCAGAATTCCCGGTTCCAAAAACAAGAAAATGTGGGTCCGTGAAGGCGATGTTGTGATCGCAAACCCCTGGGAAATTCAGGATTCAAAAGCCGATGTCATATGGAAGTATACAAAACCTCAGGTAGACTGGCTTGAAAGAAAAGGTTACCTTAATTAAGGTCACCTCAAAAACCTTTTATTCGTTTACTTTATCCTAACCCTTGATTTCGATGAGCTGGAAGAGCCCTGATCAGTCTCGAAGATTCTCGATGACCATAAAAGGGCCGTAAACTCAGGAGTTAGAAACTGTGCTGGACCGTTCCACACGTTATCTTTTCTACCCTTTATCTGTTCTTTGCTTTGCTTTTTTTGCATTTCAATTGTTTTACTTTGTATTTTTTTCTCCATATCTCAGAATTTACACACAAGGTTTCCGAGTTCTATAGAGAAAGTCTCATAGTTTACGGAGTAATCAATGGGACATTCGATGGCCACCAATTTGTTCAGGAAAAAGGCTTTTTCGAGAACTTCTGAAAGGTCGTCTCCTTCTTCGACCTTCAGGCCTGTTGCCCCGAAACTTTCTGCAAAGCGGACAAAGTCAGGGTTTCCGCAGTCAAGGGCAAAGTCTTCAAAATGCAGCTTCTTCTGCTTCCATTTTATGAAGCCGAAAGCATTATCGTTGAGTATGAGGACGACAAGAGGGATCTTATAGCGGATTGCAGTTTCCAGCTCCTGGCAGTTCATCATAAAGCCTCCGTCTCCACAGACTGCGAGTACGCGGCGTTCAGGGTGAAGGAGTTTTGCAACAAGCCCTGCCGAGAACCCTGCTCCCATTGTAGCGAGGGCGTTGTCCAGCAGCACGGTATTGGGAGCATAAGCCTTGTAAAGTCTGGAGAACCAGAGCTTGTATATCCCGTTATCAAGAGAAATAATGTCTTCTCGCCCTAGCACCTTTCTCACGCTTTGTACAATTTCCTGAGGGAGGGGTGGATAGCCTTTCCTGAAAGGAGAATTGATTTTTTCTTCAATGAAGTTTCTTGTGTTTTCGAAAAAAGGAAACTCCCTCTTTTCCGGAATTCTTGCGGCAAGCTGGCGGATGGAGGAAGCAATGTCTCCTATTACCTCTACATCCGGATTAAAATACCTGTCAGGTATGGAGTCCGCAAAGTCTATGTTTATGATCTTCTTGTCCAGATGCCTGTTCCAGAGGTATGGTGGGTATTCAACTATATCGTAGCCCACGGTTATTATCAGGTCTGCCCCGTCAATTCCGCAGTTTACGTAATCTCTTGCATGAATCCCTGTAGCAAAGAGGCTATAGATGCAGTCATCAGGGACAACTCCTTTTCCCATCTGTGTATGCACAAGGTAGATGCCGGTCTTTCTGGAAAAATATTCAAGCTCTTCAGTAACCTCCGTCCGGTTAGCTCCGGAAGAAACGATGATAAGGGGATTTTTAGCTTTATGGATCATTCTCGCTGCCATTTCGACAGCTTCAGGGTCAGGAGATGGAATTTTGATCCTGCTTCGCTTCTGCACTACCGCGTCGGTTTCTTCGCCAGCCACGTCTTCAGGAAGTTCGATGTGTACAGCTCCAGGTTTTTCGGCTTCTGCATGTTTGAAGGCATTTCGGATTACTGTGGGTATCCTGCCGGGATCGGAAATCGATACAGCTTTTTTGCAGAGCGGTTCCATCATCCTGACAACATCTACAAGCTGGAAACGGGCCTGCCAGTTGTCCACCAGCGCTTTTTGTCCGGATATGGAGATTAAAGGAGCTCCTATAAGCTGTGCCTGGGCAACGCCTGTAACAAGGTTCGTTGCACCCGGTCCGAGGGTTGAAAAACAGACCCCGGCTTTTCCTGTCAGTCTTCCGTAAGCTGCAGCCATAAATGCGGCAGCCTGTTCATGCCTTGTTATGATCAGTTTGATATTCGAGTTTCGCAGAGATTCTAGAAGAGCAAGGTTTTCTTCTCCGGGGAGTCCGAAAATATATTCCACACCTTCCTCTTTTAGCTGGGTAACAAAAAGGTCCGAAGCTTTCATAAAAAACCCCAATTTATTAATCTATCCAAAATATTATTCGATCTTTAATATCAACCTTTACCCTGTTATCAATTACGATCCAGCTATTTTCGAACCTGGATCGCCGCTGCTGAACTCCTATCCTTTTTGTTGAATTCACATATTACTGCTGCTAAATGCATATGGGCTTGCTGAACCTATATGACCTGAAAACCGGGTTTTCTGCCTACTTATTCTTATTTGTTAACAACGACGGTTTTTATGTTCACAAATTGCTTAAGGCCGTAATATGAAAGTTCCCTTCCTATTCCGGATTTTTTGACTCCTCCAAAAGGCAGTCTTGGGTCGGATTTGACCATTCCGTTTATGGTCACAAAACCTGCCCTGATTCTTTTTGCCAGCCGTTCGGCTCTTTCCAGGTCTGCAGACCAGATCTCAGCTCCAAACCCGAACTCCGTAGAGTTTGCAATCTCCACTGCCTCATCCTCGTCCTTTGCTATGATTACGGGTGCGATAGGTCCGAAGACCTCAAAATTGCAGGCTTTCATGTCTTCACTGGCAGCGGGGATAAGCGCCGGTCTGAAGAAAAAGCCTTTCGCATGTTCTTCCCCGTACACATGAGGCTCTGCCCCTTTTCTTTTTGCATCCTTCAGGATCTTTTCAAGGATGTTGACACACTCTTTTTTTGCCACAGGCCCGATGTCAGTTTCCTCATCCATGGGGTCTCCGATTTTCAGCTCCTGAATATGCAGTTCGAAGGCCTCGATGAAATCCACGACGACATCTTCAACGACAATGAACCTCTTGGCGGCAATACAGCTCTGCCCGGCATTAAGGAAACGGGATTCTATCGCAAACTGTGAAGCCCGGTCTATATCCGCATCTTCAAGCACAATGAAGGGGTCGGACCCTCCAAGTTCCAGAACAAAAGGCTTGACCAACCTTCCGGCAAGCTCCCCTATTTCAGATCCGGCTACCTGGCTCCCGGTGATCGAAACCCCGTCAACAAGGTCCTCATCTACGATTTCCATGGCAGTTTTAGAGTCGATCAGCAGGGTCTTAAACACATTTTCAGGTAGTCCGGCTTCGGTAAATACTTTTTCAACCTCAAGAGCCGACATAGGCACATTGGACGCATGCTTCAGCAGGCACACATTTCCAGCAGTCAGTGCTGGCACTGCAAACCTGAAAGCCTGCCAGAAAGGAAAATCCCAGGGTGCGATCCCGAGAATAATTCCCAGGGGCTCAAAGGTGACATAGCTCTTTTCGGCTTCTGTTTCCACAACTTCATCCTTCAGAAACTCTGCCGAATTTTCCGCATAATAGTCACAGAGACATGCGCAATTATCAATCTCTCCAAGTGCCTGCCTGATTGGCTTTCCCATTTCTTTTGTGATAATTTCGGCGTACACCCTTTTGCTTTGCCTGAGTACCTCAGCTGCACGTGCAATATACCTGGTTCTTTCCTCAACAGAAAGCGAGCTCCAACCCGAAAAAGTAGCCCTGGACTTTTTGATCTGGTCTTCGCAGTCTCCAAAAGATAATACATCGTAAACCCAGTTTACTTCTTCAGTATAAGGATTAATAGATTTGATTTTCATGACCTCCCCCCGAAAAAGAGTCCTTTAGTAATATTGAGATTCCCGCTATTATAATTTAAGGACAGGTAAACCTCTTAAAAGGAAGAGATGATCAGAATCCTTTAAAGTTCCTGTTTTCGGAATGAACTTTCATGTC containing:
- a CDS encoding class I SAM-dependent methyltransferase — encoded protein: MPKSYWETVPGKKIPSSLELYPIVQSYLQEGYKILDIGCGFGKISFELASLGYSVTGIDINSEAIRLSKAAAKSLEHNRKTEGRAEFKVGNASDLPFHDSSFDFEIMQAFLTSVPEPQARVRILQEAFRVLKPGGYLYLVEFAQNWHLKLYRKRYMQDFPVTKEEGSFLALNPETGDVEFIAHHFSEKELVFLLVDGGFEIDYFRVEELKTRTGNRINGFVVVAKKL
- a CDS encoding DMT family transporter; the protein is MNYYYLLLLAIAFEVCGTTCMKLSEGFTKLLPSVLIFVFYAISFFLFTLALKGIDVSVAYAIWAGLGTALITIVGILWFREPATALKMISLIVVITGVIGLHLSDKVT
- a CDS encoding CxxC-x17-CxxC domain-containing protein; its protein translation is MSFNDRGNSYRGRDSNRGGRDSGSRGGFRGGSSGPREMYPAVCSDCGVETQVPFKPAEGRPVYCRDCLPKHRKF
- a CDS encoding CxxC-x17-CxxC domain-containing protein gives rise to the protein MGFNDRGNSYRGRDSGRGGRDGNRGGFRGGNSGPREMHKVICSDCGVETEVPFKPTEGRPVYCRDCLPNHRKF
- the eif1A gene encoding translation initiation factor eIF-1A — its product is MRKRREGSAAPSTQEVTRVRTPRKENHEVLATVGSLLGSKRVNLQCMDGVVRMGRIPGSKNKKMWIREGDVVIVTPWEIQDTKADVIWKYTRPQIEWLERKGYLK
- a CDS encoding CxxC-x17-CxxC domain-containing protein — its product is MAFNDRNSFRGRDNNRGGFGGPREMHNAICSDCGAETQVPFKPDPDRPVYCRDCLPNHRKPRENRY
- the eif1A gene encoding translation initiation factor eIF-1A, with translation MIRKRQSGSNKSVSSGNNQEVTRVRTPRKDRNEVLATVASLLGSKRVTLQCMDGVVRMGRIPGSKNKKMWVREGDVVIANPWEIQDSKADVIWKYTKPQVDWLERKGYLN
- a CDS encoding acetolactate synthase large subunit, with the protein product MKASDLFVTQLKEEGVEYIFGLPGEENLALLESLRNSNIKLIITRHEQAAAFMAAAYGRLTGKAGVCFSTLGPGATNLVTGVAQAQLIGAPLISISGQKALVDNWQARFQLVDVVRMMEPLCKKAVSISDPGRIPTVIRNAFKHAEAEKPGAVHIELPEDVAGEETDAVVQKRSRIKIPSPDPEAVEMAARMIHKAKNPLIIVSSGANRTEVTEELEYFSRKTGIYLVHTQMGKGVVPDDCIYSLFATGIHARDYVNCGIDGADLIITVGYDIVEYPPYLWNRHLDKKIINIDFADSIPDRYFNPDVEVIGDIASSIRQLAARIPEKREFPFFENTRNFIEEKINSPFRKGYPPLPQEIVQSVRKVLGREDIISLDNGIYKLWFSRLYKAYAPNTVLLDNALATMGAGFSAGLVAKLLHPERRVLAVCGDGGFMMNCQELETAIRYKIPLVVLILNDNAFGFIKWKQKKLHFEDFALDCGNPDFVRFAESFGATGLKVEEGDDLSEVLEKAFFLNKLVAIECPIDYSVNYETFSIELGNLVCKF
- a CDS encoding NAD-dependent succinate-semialdehyde dehydrogenase → MKIKSINPYTEEVNWVYDVLSFGDCEDQIKKSRATFSGWSSLSVEERTRYIARAAEVLRQSKRVYAEIITKEMGKPIRQALGEIDNCACLCDYYAENSAEFLKDEVVETEAEKSYVTFEPLGIILGIAPWDFPFWQAFRFAVPALTAGNVCLLKHASNVPMSALEVEKVFTEAGLPENVFKTLLIDSKTAMEIVDEDLVDGVSITGSQVAGSEIGELAGRLVKPFVLELGGSDPFIVLEDADIDRASQFAIESRFLNAGQSCIAAKRFIVVEDVVVDFIEAFELHIQELKIGDPMDEETDIGPVAKKECVNILEKILKDAKRKGAEPHVYGEEHAKGFFFRPALIPAASEDMKACNFEVFGPIAPVIIAKDEDEAVEIANSTEFGFGAEIWSADLERAERLAKRIRAGFVTINGMVKSDPRLPFGGVKKSGIGRELSYYGLKQFVNIKTVVVNK